A window of Otariodibacter oris genomic DNA:
TGTTTATTGGCTGGGGAATCTTTTCAATCGGTATTTTATTTACCTTATTTGATTCACTGTGGTTAATTATCCTTGGATTATTAATTTGCAGTATAGGATTCTTTCTGGTTCATTCGCTTGCAAGTGCATGGGTGGGTAAAACAGCAATAAAGGCGAGAGCCTTAGCTTCTGCGTTATATCTGTCATGTTATTACTTAGGAGCAAGTGTAGGAGGGTTTTATCTACTCTATTTTTATCAAACAATGGCGTGGACAACAGTACCACTCAGTGCAGAAGTATTATTGCTTTCTATTCCTCTGCTTATTTTAGGATTAAAAAAGCAGTAAATACTTTATATTTACTGCTTCTTAGGTTTTATTTAAGGCTTATTTACCTAAATTATCGAAGAATTTTTTTACACCTTCAAAGAAACCTTCATGTTTTGGACGATGTTGTCCTTCACCATCAAGACTTTCCTCTAATTTACGTAATAACTCTTTCTGTTCCTCATTAAGAGAAACTGGTGTTTCAATAATTGTTTTACAAATTAAATCACCTGCATAGCTACTTCTTGGACTCGGAACGCCTTTCCCTCTAATACGGAAAAGTTTACCTGTTTGCGTTTCTGCTGGGATTTTTAATTTTACACGACCATCAAGGGTTGGCACTTCAATTTCGCCACCCAATGCTGCCATGGTAAAACTAATAGGGACTTCGCAATAAAGGTTTGAACCATCACGTTCGAAAATATCATGCGGTTTAACGTGAATAACCACGTATAAATCACCTGGAGGTGCGCCATTTTCTCCAGCAGCACCCTCACCAGATAGGCGAAGTTGGTTACCTGTATCGACACCTGCTGGGATAGTCACAGAAAGATTTTTTGCTTTATGAACACGTCCATCACCGTGACAAACCTTACAAGGATTCTCAATCTTCTTACCCGTTCCGTGACAGGTTGGACACACTTGTTCCGTAACAAAGAAGCCTTGCTGACGACGAATACGCCCTGAACCATGACAAGTTGGACAGGTTTCAACTTTGCTTCCTGGCTCCGCACCTGATCCATGACAAGCGTCACATTCTGCTAATGTTTGAATACGAATATCTTTTTTGACACCACGAACGGCTTCTTCTAGGGTAATTTCTAAGTTATATTGTAAATCATCACCACGGACTACACGTTGACGACGACCGCCACCGCCAAAACCCCCACCAAACATTTCGCTGAAGATATCTTCAAATCCACCGAAACCACCACCGCCGAAGCCACCGCCTCCGCCAAATCCACCTTGTTCAAAGGCTTGATGACCATATTGGTCATACATACTACGTTTTTCACTATCCCCAAGTACTTCGTAGGCTTCTTTAATTTCTTTAAATTTTTCTTCTGCCTCTTTACTACCTTTGTTTTTATCTGGGTGATGCTTTGCGGCTAAACGTTTATAAGCACGTTTAATTTCTTGCTCGCTCGCCCCCTTACTTAAACCAAGGACTTCATAATAATCACGTTTTGACATAATTTTTCCATTTTAAATTTGCAAGATTTTAGAACGATCTTACCGCTTGGTTTTCCTCATTTTTCAAATATTAACAGTGAGGCTGAATTGAAATATTAATTTCAACTTTCCCGTCTGGATAATGTTTTTCAAAATCAAGCGAATATGTTCTTTTTAATAACCCTTGTTTACTTTTATTCCAAATCGTTTTCCATGTATCTGCAAGTAATTCTCTATTTGTTGTGAAATTTTCAAACCAATAAAAACTATCATCAATAACTATTGGTTCAACTCCTGCAATCTCTTTTTCTACTGCAATCGTAAAATCATATTCACCATTATGATCACTTTCGTAATTATTATAGATACCATATGCAATTTCATCCTGAGATAACGCAACAGATTGCCAAAGAGCAGGGATATCTTGTTCAGCAGTATTATTGGTTAAACGTACTGTTTTAACTGGATAAAGTTTTAAGCTCATAACATATTCCTTTTGATAAATTTTATAAATATCTGACCGCTTGTTACACATTAAAAAGGGCGTAATGATACGCCCTATTTAATCTAAGATAATAAGACAAACTTAATTATCTCAACTCAAAATTAACCAACTAATTCATTAAAAATAGGGTATCTTTTTACAAGCTCTTCCTTACCCATATGTTTAGAATGTTTAAAGTCATTACCCACATAAAGTTGATAAGGAGCAAACTCTTCAATGTAAGTTAATACAACAACATTTTTAACTTCATTGCTTTCACCGCCACCGAAAAGTTTTTGCCAAAACGATTTTTTCGGTGCTTTAAATTGTGATTTAACAGCATCTACAAACTTCTCAGTATATACATTTAAATATCCTGGAGCCGCTTTTTCAAGTTCTTGTGATAAATACACATACAACGTGCCATTATCTAATTTAGCATTAGCTTGAGATGTTGCTTTTTTGCCATTGTTGTCAATAGCGATTTCACCTACGAATTTATTGTTACTCATAAATTGTTACCCTGTTTAATAATTATTTGTTGTCTTTGACTTCTTCAAACTCAGCATCAACAACGCCATCATCTTTCTGATTTTGTTGTGCTTGTTGCTGACCCGCTTGAGCCTGAGCTTGTCCTGCTTGTAGCAATGGTTCAGACGCTTTTACTAATGCATCAATTTTAGCTTCGATATCTGCTTTATCTTCACCTTTTGCTGAAGTTTCTAAGTCAGAAAGAGCTGCTTCAATTTTTGCTTTATCATCTGCGTTCAAGTTATCGCCAGCTTCTGTAATTTGCTTACGGGTAGAGTGAACAATCGCATCTGCTTGGTTACGAGTTTGAACTAATTCTTCAAACTTGCGATCCGCTTCCGCATTTGCTTCAGCATCACGAACCATTTTTTCAACTTCATCGTCACTTAAACCTGAAGATGCCTTGATCGTGATCTTTTGTTCTTTACCTGTATTCTTATCTTTAGCAGAAACATGCAAAATACCATCTGCATCGATATCAAATGTTACTTCGATTTGTGGCATACCACGAGGTGCTGGTTGGATTCCATCTAAGTTGAACTGACC
This region includes:
- the dnaJ gene encoding molecular chaperone DnaJ, giving the protein MSKRDYYEVLGLSKGASEQEIKRAYKRLAAKHHPDKNKGSKEAEEKFKEIKEAYEVLGDSEKRSMYDQYGHQAFEQGGFGGGGGFGGGGFGGFEDIFSEMFGGGFGGGGRRQRVVRGDDLQYNLEITLEEAVRGVKKDIRIQTLAECDACHGSGAEPGSKVETCPTCHGSGRIRRQQGFFVTEQVCPTCHGTGKKIENPCKVCHGDGRVHKAKNLSVTIPAGVDTGNQLRLSGEGAAGENGAPPGDLYVVIHVKPHDIFERDGSNLYCEVPISFTMAALGGEIEVPTLDGRVKLKIPAETQTGKLFRIRGKGVPSPRSSYAGDLICKTIIETPVSLNEEQKELLRKLEESLDGEGQHRPKHEGFFEGVKKFFDNLGK
- a CDS encoding GyrI-like domain-containing protein, with translation MSLKLYPVKTVRLTNNTAEQDIPALWQSVALSQDEIAYGIYNNYESDHNGEYDFTIAVEKEIAGVEPIVIDDSFYWFENFTTNRELLADTWKTIWNKSKQGLLKRTYSLDFEKHYPDGKVEINISIQPHC